Proteins from a genomic interval of Papaver somniferum cultivar HN1 chromosome 4, ASM357369v1, whole genome shotgun sequence:
- the LOC113275554 gene encoding putative axial regulator YABBY 2 isoform X2 has translation MSQQSSSSSSSLDVPSGHVCYVHCNFCNTILAVSVPGTSMFNVVTVRCGHCANLLSVNMGSVSQTLPSPPSISHHQDHNNHQYHLLHQNWNLSHDDTSKEYGMASYKCNKPSVQNEEPPPRMLPIRPPEKRQRVPSAYNRFIKEEIQRIKASNPDITHREAFSSAAKNWAHFPHIHFGLTVDSNKQAAKVDDAFIAGDQGTQKTQQFY, from the exons ATGTCACAACagtcatcatcgtcatcatcatcacttGATGTTCCATCTGGACATGTTTGTTATGTTCACTGCAACTTCTGCAACACCATCTTAGCG GTGAGTGTTCCCGGGACAAGTATGTTCAATGTTGTTACAGTGAGATGCGGACATTGTGCTAATCTACTCTCAGTCAACATGGGTTCTGTATCACAAACTCTTCCTTCTCCTCCTTCCATTAGTCATCATCAAGACCACAATAATCATCaatatcatcttcttcatcag AATTGGAATCTAAGTCATGACGATACAAGCAAAGAGTATGGGATGGCTTCTTACAAATGTAACAAGCCCTCTGTACAGAATGAAGAACCTCCTCCAAGAATGCTACCTATTCGCC CTCCGGAGAAGAGGCAACGTGTTCCTTCTGCGTATAACAGATTTATCAA GGAGGAGATCCAAAGGATAAAGGCTAGTAACCCAGATATTACTCACAGAGAAGCTTTTAGTTCTGCTGCAAAGAAT TGGGCACATTTTCCTCACATTCATTTCGGGCTAACAGTTGATTCCAATAAACAAGCGGCTaaagttgatgatgcttttattGCTGGAGATCAAGGAACACAAAAGACTCAACAATTTTACTAA
- the LOC113275554 gene encoding putative axial regulator YABBY 2 isoform X1, with amino-acid sequence MSQQSSSSSSSLDVPSGHVCYVHCNFCNTILAVSVPGTSMFNVVTVRCGHCANLLSVNMGSVSQTLPSPPSISHHQDHNNHQYHLLHQNWNLSHDDTSKEYGMASYKCNKPSVQNEEPPPRMLPIRPAPEKRQRVPSAYNRFIKEEIQRIKASNPDITHREAFSSAAKNWAHFPHIHFGLTVDSNKQAAKVDDAFIAGDQGTQKTQQFY; translated from the exons ATGTCACAACagtcatcatcgtcatcatcatcacttGATGTTCCATCTGGACATGTTTGTTATGTTCACTGCAACTTCTGCAACACCATCTTAGCG GTGAGTGTTCCCGGGACAAGTATGTTCAATGTTGTTACAGTGAGATGCGGACATTGTGCTAATCTACTCTCAGTCAACATGGGTTCTGTATCACAAACTCTTCCTTCTCCTCCTTCCATTAGTCATCATCAAGACCACAATAATCATCaatatcatcttcttcatcag AATTGGAATCTAAGTCATGACGATACAAGCAAAGAGTATGGGATGGCTTCTTACAAATGTAACAAGCCCTCTGTACAGAATGAAGAACCTCCTCCAAGAATGCTACCTATTCGCC CAGCTCCGGAGAAGAGGCAACGTGTTCCTTCTGCGTATAACAGATTTATCAA GGAGGAGATCCAAAGGATAAAGGCTAGTAACCCAGATATTACTCACAGAGAAGCTTTTAGTTCTGCTGCAAAGAAT TGGGCACATTTTCCTCACATTCATTTCGGGCTAACAGTTGATTCCAATAAACAAGCGGCTaaagttgatgatgcttttattGCTGGAGATCAAGGAACACAAAAGACTCAACAATTTTACTAA